In one window of Limnohabitans sp. MORI2 DNA:
- a CDS encoding cytochrome b/b6 domain-containing protein: MPHTHSLHRIRIWDLPTRGFHVLLALCVAGLIATGEMGLMPIHFWLGYTVLTLVLFRLVWGFVGGHWSRFSNFVPTPAKLRAYLQAVREQQTPQSIGHNPLGALSVIGMLSLVLLQVFSGFLSDDEIANAGPWTAFVPADWVELATEYHSDIGKVLLIVLIALHVGTVLYYKRIKHEDLITPMLTGDKVFTAEVHASRDTRTSRLFALGIFVGCAYVVYRLVTLA, from the coding sequence ATGCCACACACACATTCATTGCATCGCATTCGTATTTGGGATCTTCCCACGCGAGGATTTCATGTTCTTTTGGCGCTCTGCGTTGCGGGGCTCATAGCCACTGGCGAAATGGGCCTCATGCCGATTCATTTCTGGCTAGGCTACACCGTGTTGACCTTGGTTCTTTTCCGTTTGGTCTGGGGCTTTGTGGGCGGCCACTGGTCTAGATTCAGCAATTTTGTGCCTACACCGGCCAAATTGCGCGCTTACCTGCAAGCCGTGCGTGAACAACAAACACCTCAGAGCATTGGCCATAACCCTTTGGGGGCTCTGTCTGTCATCGGTATGTTGAGCCTAGTTTTGCTACAAGTGTTCAGCGGTTTTCTCAGCGATGATGAAATTGCTAACGCAGGCCCTTGGACCGCCTTTGTACCTGCAGACTGGGTTGAGCTTGCCACTGAATACCACAGCGACATTGGTAAAGTTCTTTTGATTGTGCTGATCGCTTTGCATGTGGGCACTGTGCTTTATTACAAACGCATCAAGCACGAGGACTTAATCACCCCCATGCTCACGGGCGACAAAGTGTTCACCGCCGAAGTTCACGCGTCTCGTGACACACGCACGTCTCGCTTGTTTGCACTTGGTATTTTTGTAGGGTGCGCCTATGTGGTTTACCGCTTAGTGACCCTTGCCTAA
- the rplD gene encoding 50S ribosomal protein L4 — MQVELLNDQGQAASKYDAPETVFGREYNEDLVHQIVVAYQANARQGTRAQKDREQVKHTTKKPFKQKGTGRARAGMTSSPLWRGGGRIFPNMPNENFTQKINKKMYRAGMASIFSQLVREGRLAVVESLKVDAPKTKLLAAKFKAMNLESVLVIADEVDDNLYLASRNLPNVLVVEPRYADPLSLVHYRKVLVTKGAMDKLKEMFA; from the coding sequence ATGCAAGTCGAACTCCTGAATGACCAAGGTCAAGCCGCGTCTAAGTACGACGCGCCTGAAACCGTTTTCGGTCGTGAATACAACGAAGATCTGGTTCACCAGATCGTGGTCGCTTACCAAGCTAACGCACGTCAAGGCACTCGTGCCCAAAAAGACCGTGAGCAAGTTAAGCACACCACCAAGAAGCCGTTCAAGCAAAAAGGCACCGGCCGCGCTCGCGCGGGTATGACGTCTTCGCCTCTGTGGCGTGGCGGCGGTCGCATTTTCCCGAACATGCCTAACGAGAACTTCACACAGAAGATCAACAAGAAGATGTACCGCGCTGGTATGGCTTCGATCTTCTCTCAGCTGGTCCGCGAAGGCCGTTTGGCTGTGGTTGAGTCTCTCAAGGTTGACGCTCCTAAAACCAAATTGTTGGCTGCCAAATTCAAGGCGATGAACCTTGAGTCTGTGTTGGTGATCGCTGATGAAGTTGATGACAACTTGTACTTGGCTTCACGCAACTTGCCAAACGTGTTGGTGGTTGAGCCTCGCTATGCCGATCCATTGTCATTGGTGCACTACCGTAAAGTGCTCGTGACCAAGGGCGCCATGGACAAACTTAAGGAGATGTTCGCATGA
- a CDS encoding HPr family phosphocarrier protein, which produces MIKTTTTISNKLGLHARASAKLTKLAGSFPCEVWISKGERRVNAKSIMGVMMLAAGIGSEVELETDGAQEQEAMDALLALMADKFGEGE; this is translated from the coding sequence ATGATCAAAACAACCACCACCATCAGCAATAAGTTGGGCTTGCATGCCCGCGCTTCAGCCAAGCTCACCAAATTGGCGGGCAGTTTTCCTTGTGAGGTCTGGATCAGCAAAGGCGAGCGCCGTGTCAATGCAAAAAGCATCATGGGCGTCATGATGCTGGCCGCCGGTATCGGCAGCGAGGTCGAGCTCGAAACCGATGGCGCTCAAGAGCAAGAGGCCATGGATGCATTGCTGGCACTGATGGCCGATAAATTTGGTGAAGGTGAGTAA
- the tuf gene encoding elongation factor Tu: MAKGKFERTKPHVNVGTIGHVDHGKTTLTAAITTILSTKFGGEAKAYDQIDAAPEEKARGITINTAHVEYETETRHYAHVDCPGHADYVKNMITGAAQMDGAILVCSAADGPMPQTREHILLARQVGVPYIIVFLNKCDMVDDAELLELVEMEVRELLSKYDFPGDDTPIVQGSAKLALEGDKGPLGEEAILKLAAALDSYIPTPERAVDGNFLMPVEDVFSISGRGTVVTGRVERGVIKVGEEIEIVGIVDTVKTTCTGVEMFRKLLDQGQAGDNVGILLRGTKREDVQRGQVLCKPGSVKPHTHFTAEIYVLSKDEGGRHTPFFNNYRPQFYFRTTDVTGAIELPEGKEMVMPGDNVSITVKLIHPIAMEEGLRFAIREGGKTVGAGVVAKIIA, encoded by the coding sequence ATGGCAAAAGGTAAGTTTGAACGTACCAAACCGCACGTCAACGTTGGCACGATTGGTCACGTGGACCATGGCAAGACAACATTGACAGCTGCGATCACCACGATCCTGTCGACCAAGTTTGGCGGCGAAGCTAAGGCTTACGACCAAATCGACGCGGCTCCTGAAGAAAAAGCACGCGGTATTACCATCAACACCGCTCACGTTGAATACGAAACAGAAACACGTCACTATGCGCACGTGGACTGCCCTGGTCACGCTGACTATGTGAAAAACATGATCACTGGCGCGGCTCAAATGGACGGCGCTATCTTGGTGTGTTCTGCTGCTGACGGCCCCATGCCACAAACTCGCGAGCACATCTTGTTGGCTCGTCAAGTGGGCGTGCCTTACATCATCGTGTTCTTGAACAAGTGCGACATGGTGGACGACGCTGAGTTGTTGGAATTGGTTGAGATGGAAGTTCGCGAACTCCTGTCTAAGTACGACTTCCCAGGCGACGACACGCCAATCGTTCAAGGTTCAGCCAAGCTGGCCCTCGAAGGCGACAAAGGCCCATTGGGCGAAGAAGCCATTTTGAAGTTGGCTGCTGCTTTGGATAGCTACATCCCTACGCCTGAGCGCGCTGTGGACGGCAACTTCTTGATGCCAGTGGAAGACGTGTTCTCCATCTCTGGCCGCGGTACTGTGGTGACCGGTCGCGTTGAGCGCGGTGTGATCAAAGTCGGCGAAGAAATCGAAATCGTGGGTATCGTTGACACCGTCAAGACCACCTGTACTGGCGTTGAGATGTTCCGCAAGTTGTTGGATCAAGGTCAAGCTGGCGACAACGTCGGTATCTTGTTGCGCGGTACAAAGCGCGAAGACGTGCAACGCGGTCAAGTGTTGTGCAAGCCAGGTTCAGTCAAGCCACACACTCACTTCACAGCTGAGATCTATGTGTTGAGCAAAGACGAAGGCGGCCGTCACACCCCATTCTTCAACAACTACCGTCCTCAGTTCTACTTCCGTACGACTGACGTGACAGGTGCTATCGAGTTGCCAGAAGGCAAAGAGATGGTGATGCCTGGTGACAACGTGTCGATCACTGTGAAGTTGATCCACCCCATTGCGATGGAAGAAGGTTTGCGCTTCGCTATCCGCGAAGGCGGTAAGACTGTTGGCGCTGGTGTGGTTGCCAAGATCATCGCCTAA
- the rplW gene encoding 50S ribosomal protein L23, producing the protein MSAHKFDEGRLMQLLVAPVVSEKATMVAEKNNVVTFKVLQNATKPEIKAAVELMFKVEVQGVNVVNTKGKTKRFGKSIGRRDNVRKAYVTLKAGQELNISGEAA; encoded by the coding sequence ATGAGCGCACACAAGTTTGACGAAGGTCGTTTGATGCAATTGTTGGTTGCTCCCGTCGTGTCCGAAAAGGCCACCATGGTTGCAGAGAAAAACAATGTCGTCACATTCAAAGTGCTGCAAAACGCTACTAAACCAGAAATCAAGGCCGCTGTGGAATTGATGTTCAAGGTTGAAGTTCAAGGCGTTAATGTGGTGAACACCAAAGGCAAAACCAAGCGTTTTGGTAAGTCCATTGGCCGTCGCGACAACGTTCGCAAAGCTTATGTGACCCTGAAAGCTGGTCAAGAGCTGAACATCTCTGGGGAGGCCGCATAA
- the rpsQ gene encoding 30S ribosomal protein S17: MTEAKKSLKRTLIGKVVSDKRAKTVTVLVERRVKHALYGKIVAKSSKYHAHDETGAYHLGDVIEITESKPISKTKNWVVTRLVEKAAAV; encoded by the coding sequence ATGACGGAAGCTAAGAAATCCCTCAAGCGCACCTTGATTGGCAAGGTGGTGAGCGACAAGCGCGCTAAAACTGTGACTGTGCTCGTGGAGCGTCGTGTGAAGCACGCCCTCTACGGCAAGATCGTGGCTAAGTCCTCGAAGTATCACGCTCACGACGAAACAGGTGCATACCACCTGGGCGACGTGATCGAGATCACTGAGAGCAAGCCAATTTCGAAAACCAAAAACTGGGTCGTGACCCGTTTGGTTGAGAAAGCTGCTGCGGTTTAA
- the rpsJ gene encoding 30S ribosomal protein S10 — protein MSSKQKIRIRLKAFDYKLIDQSAAEIVDTAKRTGAIVKGPVPLPTRMKRFDILRSPHVNKSSRDQLEIRTHQRLMDIVDPTDKTVDALMKLDLPAGVDVEIKLQ, from the coding sequence ATGTCCTCGAAGCAAAAGATCCGCATCCGCCTCAAGGCGTTTGACTACAAATTGATCGACCAGTCTGCTGCTGAGATCGTTGACACTGCCAAGCGCACTGGCGCGATTGTCAAAGGCCCCGTGCCTTTGCCAACACGCATGAAGCGTTTTGACATCTTGCGTTCACCGCACGTCAACAAATCTAGCCGTGACCAGCTCGAAATCCGTACCCACCAGCGTTTGATGGACATCGTGGACCCAACTGACAAAACAGTTGACGCCTTGATGAAACTCGATCTGCCAGCGGGCGTGGACGTCGAAATCAAGTTGCAATAA
- the rplP gene encoding 50S ribosomal protein L16 — MLQPARRKYRKEQKGRNTGIATRGNTVAFGDFGLKSTDRGRLTARQIESARRAISRHVKRGGRIWIRVFPDKPISNKPAEVRMGNGKGNPEYYVAEIQPGKVLYEIVGVPEELAREAFRLAAAKLPLRTTFVARMIGQ, encoded by the coding sequence ATGCTGCAACCAGCACGCCGTAAATACCGCAAAGAGCAAAAAGGCCGCAACACCGGCATCGCAACACGTGGCAACACTGTGGCGTTCGGTGACTTCGGTCTGAAATCCACCGATCGCGGCCGTTTGACGGCCCGCCAGATCGAGTCCGCACGTCGTGCGATCTCTCGTCACGTCAAACGTGGCGGCCGTATCTGGATTCGTGTGTTCCCTGACAAGCCGATTTCCAATAAGCCTGCTGAAGTGCGTATGGGTAACGGTAAAGGTAACCCCGAGTACTACGTGGCTGAGATCCAACCCGGCAAGGTCCTCTACGAAATCGTAGGCGTCCCTGAAGAGTTGGCCCGTGAAGCATTCCGTCTGGCCGCTGCAAAGCTGCCCTTGCGCACCACATTCGTGGCACGCATGATCGGCCAGTAA
- a CDS encoding cytochrome c: MKKIILSSIALCAAAMSFSAAAQFAKPEDAVKYRKAAFSVTAAHFGRLGAMAQGKAPFDAKIATENAEIVASMAKLPWHAFGEGTETAETKAKPEVWKQSAKFKEAADKLQSESVKLVAATKTGKEDAFKAAFTATAGTCKSCHDDFKNK; encoded by the coding sequence ATGAAAAAGATCATCTTGTCGTCGATTGCGCTTTGTGCTGCTGCAATGAGCTTTTCAGCTGCAGCGCAGTTTGCAAAACCAGAAGATGCGGTGAAATACCGTAAAGCAGCGTTCAGTGTGACAGCCGCACACTTTGGCCGCCTAGGTGCCATGGCCCAAGGTAAGGCGCCTTTCGATGCCAAGATCGCCACAGAGAACGCCGAGATCGTGGCAAGCATGGCCAAATTGCCATGGCATGCCTTTGGTGAAGGTACAGAAACAGCAGAGACTAAAGCCAAGCCAGAGGTTTGGAAGCAGAGCGCTAAGTTCAAAGAAGCGGCTGACAAACTACAGTCCGAATCCGTCAAGTTGGTTGCTGCCACTAAGACAGGCAAAGAAGATGCATTCAAAGCGGCATTCACTGCAACGGCAGGCACATGCAAGTCTTGCCACGACGACTTCAAAAACAAATAA
- the rpsS gene encoding 30S ribosomal protein S19: protein MTRSLKKGPFVDHHLVAKVDKAIATKDKKPVKTWSRRSMILPDFIGLTIAVHNGKQHVPVYITDQMVGHKLGEFALTRTFKGHPADKKVQKK from the coding sequence ATGACTCGCTCTCTCAAAAAGGGTCCGTTTGTTGACCATCATTTGGTGGCCAAGGTCGACAAGGCCATTGCTACCAAAGATAAAAAGCCAGTGAAAACTTGGTCACGTCGTTCCATGATCTTGCCCGATTTCATCGGCTTGACCATCGCTGTGCACAACGGCAAGCAACACGTGCCCGTGTATATCACTGACCAAATGGTGGGTCACAAGTTGGGCGAATTCGCTCTGACTCGTACCTTCAAAGGTCACCCCGCGGACAAAAAAGTCCAGAAGAAATAA
- a CDS encoding MFS transporter encodes MSHDVLPRKAAIWVFVAFASAYFLSTLLRAITATLSPMLTLDFGLHARDLGLLAGGYFFGFSLTQLPMGHWLDQHGPKKVVLSFLGVAVLGCLAFSWASDFYGLLMARVMIGVGVSACLMAPLTGYRRWLALENQQRANSWMLMTGAFGMLASTLPVQWLLPVVGWRWIFVGLAFLIVMSMVLMTWQVPKWRLPELVAETEPSKRVGILASYKQVWAHPYFRSLTPMGFFNYGGFVAMQTLWAGPWMVKVAGYTPLEAATGLFWVNVCMLITFWLWGLYTPALTKRGYSADKLMTYGVPLNFCVQTYIILAGADAGALHWALFCISSSFVALAQPAVGMAFPAAVAGKALSAYNLVLFLGVFVVQWSMGLMIDGFKAQGWMEPVAFQGAMAVYFMCCLASYGYFLKHKSDSR; translated from the coding sequence ATGAGCCACGATGTACTGCCACGTAAAGCAGCAATATGGGTGTTCGTGGCTTTCGCCTCGGCCTATTTTTTATCAACCCTGCTGCGTGCGATCACAGCTACTTTGTCGCCGATGTTGACCTTGGACTTCGGTTTGCACGCGCGTGATTTGGGCTTGCTTGCTGGCGGCTATTTCTTTGGTTTTTCACTGACGCAATTACCCATGGGGCATTGGCTGGATCAACATGGCCCTAAGAAAGTGGTGTTGAGCTTTTTAGGGGTCGCCGTTTTAGGGTGTTTGGCATTTTCATGGGCATCCGATTTTTACGGTTTGCTGATGGCTCGAGTCATGATTGGTGTGGGCGTCAGCGCATGCTTGATGGCGCCACTCACAGGCTATCGCCGATGGCTTGCTTTAGAAAACCAGCAACGTGCTAATTCGTGGATGCTCATGACCGGCGCCTTTGGCATGTTGGCCTCAACGCTGCCTGTGCAATGGTTGTTGCCAGTTGTGGGGTGGCGTTGGATTTTTGTGGGGCTTGCGTTTCTGATCGTGATGTCGATGGTCTTGATGACATGGCAAGTGCCAAAGTGGCGTCTCCCAGAGCTTGTGGCCGAAACCGAGCCAAGCAAACGCGTGGGTATTTTGGCCAGCTACAAACAAGTGTGGGCGCACCCCTATTTCCGAAGTCTCACGCCAATGGGTTTTTTCAACTACGGCGGCTTTGTGGCCATGCAAACCTTGTGGGCAGGGCCTTGGATGGTCAAGGTGGCAGGCTACACACCGTTGGAGGCAGCCACCGGCCTATTCTGGGTGAACGTCTGCATGTTGATCACGTTTTGGTTGTGGGGCTTGTACACACCAGCGTTGACCAAGCGCGGCTACAGCGCTGACAAATTAATGACCTATGGCGTGCCGCTGAATTTTTGTGTGCAGACCTACATCATCTTGGCGGGGGCGGATGCAGGTGCCTTGCATTGGGCCTTGTTCTGTATTAGCAGTTCGTTTGTCGCATTGGCGCAGCCCGCCGTGGGCATGGCATTTCCCGCAGCGGTCGCAGGCAAGGCCTTGTCTGCGTATAACCTGGTGCTGTTCTTGGGTGTGTTTGTGGTTCAGTGGAGCATGGGGCTCATGATTGATGGCTTCAAAGCGCAAGGATGGATGGAGCCTGTCGCTTTTCAAGGTGCTATGGCTGTGTATTTCATGTGCTGTTTGGCGTCTTATGGCTATTTTTTAAAGCACAAATCAGACAGCCGATAA
- the rpmC gene encoding 50S ribosomal protein L29, protein MKAAELRQKDVAGLEAEVKELQKAHFGLRMQKGTQQLNNTAQLRSTRRSIARAKTILAEKQAAK, encoded by the coding sequence ATGAAAGCTGCTGAACTGCGCCAAAAAGACGTTGCCGGCCTCGAGGCTGAAGTCAAAGAGTTGCAAAAAGCTCACTTTGGCTTGCGCATGCAAAAAGGTACGCAACAACTCAACAACACGGCACAACTGCGTTCTACACGTCGCAGCATCGCTCGTGCGAAAACCATTCTTGCTGAAAAGCAAGCCGCCAAGTAA
- the rplC gene encoding 50S ribosomal protein L3: MSQSIRLGLLGRKVGMMRLFTDDGDAIPVTVLDVSNNRVTQVKTQENDGYVALQVTFGARKASRVTKPMAGHLAKAGVEAGEIIKEFHVTPDVAAKYAAGATVPVADVFAVGQKVDVQGTTIGKGFAGTIKRHHFSSQRASHGNSRSHNVPGSIGMAQDPGRVFPGKRMSGHLGDDIVTTQNLDVIRIDEARQLLLIKGAVPGSAGGFVTVRPAVKAKGAN; encoded by the coding sequence ATGAGTCAAAGCATCCGTTTGGGATTGCTGGGCCGCAAAGTGGGCATGATGCGTCTGTTCACTGATGATGGGGATGCGATCCCTGTCACGGTGTTGGATGTGTCCAACAACCGCGTGACCCAAGTGAAAACCCAGGAAAACGACGGCTATGTGGCCTTGCAGGTCACATTCGGCGCGCGTAAAGCATCTCGCGTGACCAAGCCAATGGCTGGCCACCTTGCGAAAGCAGGCGTGGAAGCTGGTGAAATCATCAAAGAATTCCACGTGACGCCTGACGTTGCAGCTAAGTACGCCGCTGGCGCTACTGTGCCTGTGGCTGATGTGTTTGCTGTGGGCCAAAAGGTGGACGTGCAAGGCACAACCATCGGTAAAGGCTTTGCTGGCACCATCAAGCGTCACCACTTCAGTTCACAACGTGCTTCTCACGGTAACAGCCGTTCGCACAATGTGCCTGGTTCTATCGGTATGGCACAAGACCCAGGTCGCGTGTTCCCCGGTAAGCGTATGTCTGGCCACCTCGGCGACGACATCGTGACAACACAAAACCTCGACGTGATTCGCATCGACGAAGCTCGCCAACTGTTGTTGATCAAAGGCGCTGTGCCTGGTTCAGCCGGTGGCTTCGTGACTGTGCGTCCCGCCGTCAAAGCTAAAGGAGCGAACTGA
- the rpsC gene encoding 30S ribosomal protein S3 → MGQKIHPTGFRLAVSRNWASRWYASNNDFAGMLAEDIKVREYLKGKLKNASVSRVLIERPAKSARITIFSARPGVVIGKKGEDIENLKKELAARLGVPVAVNIEEVRKPEIDAQLIADSITQQLEKRIMFRRAMKRAMQNAMRLGAQGIKIMSAGRLNGIEIARTEWYREGRVPLHTLRADIDYATSEAKTTYGIIGVKVWVYKGDTLGRNDLPAAVEPRAEEERRPRGPRRDARPAGDRPARGARRPAGTNAAPTDGSDKPAEAADAPKTAVKRVRKVAAPAATGTAADGTGE, encoded by the coding sequence ATGGGACAAAAAATCCACCCCACAGGCTTTCGCCTTGCAGTGAGCCGCAACTGGGCTAGCCGTTGGTACGCAAGCAACAATGACTTCGCTGGCATGCTGGCTGAAGACATCAAAGTGCGCGAGTACCTCAAAGGCAAGCTGAAAAACGCTTCTGTTTCTCGCGTTCTCATCGAGCGTCCCGCTAAAAGCGCACGCATCACCATCTTCTCGGCTCGTCCAGGCGTGGTGATCGGCAAAAAAGGCGAAGACATCGAGAACTTGAAAAAAGAACTCGCAGCCCGTTTGGGCGTGCCAGTCGCCGTCAACATCGAAGAAGTGCGCAAGCCTGAAATCGATGCGCAATTGATCGCTGACAGCATCACTCAACAGCTCGAAAAACGCATCATGTTCCGCCGCGCCATGAAGCGCGCTATGCAAAACGCCATGCGTCTGGGTGCTCAAGGCATCAAGATCATGTCGGCAGGTCGTTTGAACGGCATCGAGATCGCACGTACCGAGTGGTATCGTGAAGGTCGCGTGCCACTTCACACCCTGCGTGCAGACATCGATTACGCAACTTCTGAAGCTAAAACCACTTACGGCATCATCGGTGTCAAAGTGTGGGTTTACAAAGGCGATACCTTGGGTCGTAACGACCTGCCGGCCGCCGTTGAACCACGTGCTGAAGAAGAGCGTCGTCCTCGCGGTCCTCGCCGTGACGCACGCCCAGCTGGCGATCGCCCAGCTCGCGGTGCACGTCGCCCAGCGGGTACCAATGCCGCACCAACGGATGGCAGCGATAAACCCGCTGAAGCCGCTGATGCCCCTAAAACTGCCGTCAAGCGCGTCCGCAAGGTTGCCGCGCCCGCAGCCACTGGCACGGCTGCGGACGGAACAGGAGAATAA
- a CDS encoding PTS fructose transporter subunit IIA: MSNRILIIAHAPLAQALRDCAMHVYDECSADVIAIDVQPDAQPEDTLSQALDAAGSALDTGLLVLTDIFGATPANVAQKLVAGSNAKLIAGVNLPMLYRVVCYRHESLDALVARALTGGTQGVMQVAITAPQNQNRRTHDQNNHHHQQ, from the coding sequence ATGAGCAATCGCATCCTCATCATTGCCCACGCGCCCCTAGCGCAGGCGCTACGTGACTGTGCCATGCACGTGTATGACGAATGCTCGGCAGACGTCATTGCCATCGATGTGCAGCCCGATGCTCAGCCTGAAGACACATTGTCACAAGCACTAGATGCGGCGGGTTCTGCGCTGGATACGGGCTTGCTAGTGCTGACCGATATTTTTGGCGCAACACCGGCTAACGTGGCTCAAAAGCTCGTGGCGGGTAGCAATGCCAAACTCATTGCGGGCGTGAATTTGCCGATGCTGTACCGTGTGGTGTGCTATCGCCATGAATCACTGGACGCATTGGTGGCGCGTGCGCTCACAGGCGGCACGCAAGGCGTGATGCAAGTGGCTATCACCGCTCCCCAGAATCAAAATCGTAGAACCCATGATCAAAACAACCACCACCATCAGCAATAA
- the rplB gene encoding 50S ribosomal protein L2, translating to MAVIKMKPTSPGQRGVVKVTRDHLYKGDAYAPLLEPQHQKSGRNNNGHITTRHKGGGHKHHYRVVDFKRNKDAIPAKVERIEYDPNRTAHIALVCYADGERRYIIAPRGLEVGASLLSGSEAPIRAGNTLPIRNIPVGSTIHCIELKPGAGAQIARSAGTSATLLAREGTYAQVRMRSGEVRKIHIECRATIGEVANEEHSLRQLGKAGVKRWMGIRPTVRGVAMNPVDHPHGGGEGRTGEGRHAVDPWGNLTKGYRTRNNKRTQVMIVSRRKK from the coding sequence ATGGCAGTCATCAAGATGAAACCTACGTCGCCCGGTCAACGTGGCGTCGTCAAAGTTACCCGTGATCACCTCTACAAAGGTGACGCTTACGCTCCGTTGCTGGAACCCCAGCACCAAAAATCGGGTCGTAACAACAACGGTCACATCACTACCCGTCATAAGGGCGGTGGTCACAAGCATCACTACCGCGTGGTGGATTTCAAGCGTAACAAAGACGCTATCCCCGCAAAAGTGGAACGCATTGAATACGATCCAAACCGTACAGCGCACATCGCTTTGGTGTGTTACGCGGACGGCGAGCGTCGTTACATCATTGCCCCACGTGGTCTGGAAGTTGGCGCGTCGTTGCTCAGCGGTTCGGAAGCCCCGATCCGTGCAGGTAACACCTTGCCAATCCGCAACATTCCAGTGGGTTCAACCATTCACTGTATCGAGTTGAAGCCAGGTGCTGGTGCACAAATCGCGCGTTCAGCTGGTACATCGGCCACTTTGTTGGCTCGTGAAGGCACTTACGCTCAAGTGCGTATGCGCTCTGGTGAAGTTCGCAAGATCCACATCGAATGCCGCGCCACCATCGGTGAAGTTGCAAACGAAGAACACAGCCTCCGCCAATTGGGTAAAGCTGGTGTCAAGCGCTGGATGGGTATTCGCCCAACCGTGCGTGGCGTCGCGATGAACCCAGTGGATCACCCACACGGTGGTGGCGAGGGTCGCACCGGTGAAGGCCGTCATGCAGTTGACCCATGGGGTAACCTGACAAAAGGCTACCGTACCCGTAACAACAAGCGCACACAAGTCATGATTGTGTCGCGTCGTAAAAAGTAA
- the rplV gene encoding 50S ribosomal protein L22 encodes METRAVLRGVRLSVDKGRLVADMIRGKKVDQALNILTFTQKKAAGIVKKVLESAIANAEHNDGADIDELKVKTIYVEKGATLKRFTARAKGRGNSISKPTCHVYVTVGN; translated from the coding sequence ATGGAAACACGTGCAGTCCTTAGGGGCGTCCGTTTGTCGGTCGACAAAGGCCGTTTGGTCGCGGACATGATCCGCGGCAAAAAAGTTGACCAGGCTCTGAACATCCTGACATTCACGCAGAAAAAAGCTGCTGGCATCGTCAAGAAAGTTTTGGAATCTGCGATTGCTAACGCTGAACACAACGACGGTGCAGACATCGACGAGTTGAAGGTGAAAACCATCTACGTCGAAAAAGGCGCCACGCTCAAGCGTTTCACGGCCCGCGCCAAAGGCCGCGGTAACAGTATCAGCAAGCCCACCTGCCACGTTTACGTGACAGTCGGTAACTGA
- a CDS encoding peroxiredoxin, with translation MIKVGDTLPHTTLMEYSEVEGEGCSIGPNAVDVAKATAGKTIALFALPGAFTPTCSARHVPGYVALHDEFKAAGVDEIWCVSVNDAFVMGAWARDQNTNGKVRMLGDGSAEFAKATGLVLDLTARGMGVRSDRYSMLVKDGKVVTLNAEAPGKFEVSNAETLLAQVKA, from the coding sequence ATGATTAAAGTTGGAGACACCCTGCCACACACCACCCTGATGGAATATTCAGAGGTCGAAGGTGAAGGCTGCAGCATTGGCCCGAACGCTGTGGATGTGGCCAAAGCGACTGCAGGTAAAACCATTGCTTTGTTTGCCTTGCCAGGCGCGTTTACGCCCACTTGCTCTGCGAGGCATGTGCCTGGCTACGTGGCCTTGCACGATGAGTTCAAAGCAGCTGGCGTGGATGAAATCTGGTGTGTCAGTGTCAATGATGCATTTGTCATGGGTGCCTGGGCGCGTGACCAAAACACAAATGGCAAAGTGCGCATGTTGGGCGACGGTAGTGCAGAATTTGCCAAAGCCACAGGTTTGGTATTGGATTTGACTGCTCGCGGTATGGGCGTTCGCAGCGATCGTTATTCAATGTTGGTCAAGGACGGCAAGGTGGTGACGCTGAATGCAGAAGCGCCGGGTAAGTTTGAAGTGAGCAATGCCGAGACCTTGCTGGCTCAAGTCAAAGCGTAA